A window of Castanea sativa cultivar Marrone di Chiusa Pesio chromosome 8, ASM4071231v1 genomic DNA:
ATATCTCACATACGCGCATAGAATATGATTGTTTGAAATTTCTGCTAAAGTTTATTGTTGAAGTTGCAGATCAAAGCATCCAAAAACTGTGCTGATTATGGACGAGGTTGATGAGATGTCTGCTGGAGATAGGGGTGGAGTTGCTGACCTTATTGCTAGCATCAAGATTTCCAAAATTCCTATTATCTGCATTTGTAATGATCGATATAGTCAGAAACTAAAAAGTCTTGTGAACTACTGTTTGCTTCTCAACTTTCGAAAACCTACGAACCAGCAGGTTTTTGTTCTGAtttctataattgtttttagagtacttttttttatgcatgAAATTGAACATAGTTGTGATCTTGTCCTTTCATGTGGTATTTGCTGAATTGACCTTCTcttgttatttgtttatgtGATGAAGTTTAAATGACTAGAGTTAGTGCTTATGGTTAGAATATTCCCTTTGTGCTTTTTACACAGGCACACTTGTTGGCATTTCATAGTTTCCCATTGGTACCCACATGAAACTTTTATCCGAGATTTGGATTAGTTTTGTTGATGCATCTCGAATAGCATTTAAGTATGGAACTTAACAAATGGGAGGCCATGTGATCCTTGATATTGGGCATGCCTTGactctatatgtgtgtgtgggaTGCATATGCCCATgtgatggaaaataaatttttggtgtTCTAAATTTTTAAGGCCACTACGGCTAATTGCCGAGTTACTAATGCCAAATTTCGTTTATGGTAGATGGCAAAGAGGTTAATGCAAGTTGCAACTGCAGAAGGGCTTCAAGTTAATCAGGTAAATACTCCATCAATGCTTTAGTTTATATTTGTAATTGGTCATAGCTACGTAAGTGAATGTTTATAGTgacttatcaacaaaaaaaaaaagtttatagtgGTGAAGTGGATAGTTTTGCTGTTTTCTGAcatgtaatattttatttttttagcctTGTGAGTctcctttttattaattttaagcaATAATATATTCACTGAATTTTTCACTATTTATTGTTTTAGATTGCTCTTGAGGAACTTGCAGACAGAGTTAATGGAGATATGCGCATGGCAGTAAACCAGTTGCAATATATGAGCCTCTCCGTGTCAGTCATTAAATATGATGACATTAGGCCAATGTGATTCTTAGCAGTGCAAAGGACGAAGATATAGTTCTTTTCACTGCTGTTGACAAGTATGCCATTAATGATCCTATTTTACTTTAGAAATGTTGACCATGTTCTGGTCTCATCTAATTCATTGTGTAGTTTCATGGTTTTCCCATATTATTTTTGGATGAGAAAGGCTCTAATATCTTCAGAAAGGTGCTGCGACCAcataatatattatttctaATAGTGTAATTCAAATACATACTCTTGTCATGACTCCTACTATTTTGGTCTGTATATATGGAATCTTTCTATTCGTGAGATTGGGATTCAGCTATGCATGTGGTGGAGATAGAAATGAGGGTCTAGACCGAGTGTCTAACTAAACAAAGCCCTATTAAGTATACCTTGATTAATAATTTTACCATTGAGGTTTGG
This region includes:
- the LOC142605665 gene encoding replication factor C subunit 1-like, with the protein product MLDFQAIEVNASDNGGKVDAKIEKGIGGSNANSIKELVSNEAFSVNMDRSKHPKTVLIMDEVDEMSAGDRGGVADLIASIKISKIPIICICNDRYSQKLKSLVNYCLLLNFRKPTNQQMAKRLMQVATAEGLQVNQIALEELADRVNGDMRMAVNQLQYMSLSVSVIKYDDIRPM